A stretch of the Macaca thibetana thibetana isolate TM-01 chromosome X, ASM2454274v1, whole genome shotgun sequence genome encodes the following:
- the RLIM gene encoding E3 ubiquitin-protein ligase RLIM, translating to MENSDSNDKGSGDQSAAQRRSQMDRLDREEAFYQFVNNLSEEDYRLMRDNNLLGTPGESTEEELLRRLQQIKEGPPPQNSDENRGGDSSDDVSNGDSIIDWLNSVRQTGNTTRSGQRGNQSWRAVSRTNPNSGDFRFSLEINVNRNNGSQNSENENEPSARRSSGENVENNSQRQVENPRSESTSARPSRSERNSTEALTEVPPTRGQRRARSRSPDHRRTRARAERSRSPLHPMSEIPRRSHHSISSQTFEHPLVNETEGSSRTRHHVTLRQQISGPELLSRGLFAASGTRNASQGAGSSDTAANGESTGSGQRPPTIVLDLQVRRVRPGEYRQRDSIASRTRSRSQTPNNTVTYESERGGFRRTFSRSERAGVRTYVSTIRIPIRRILNTGLSETTSVAIQTMLRQIMTGFGELSYFMYSDSDSEPAGSVPNRNMERAESRSGRGGSGGGSSSGSSSSSSSSSSSSSSSSSSSSPSSSSGGESSEASSDLFEGSNEGSSSSGSSGARREGRHRAPVTFDESGSLPFLSLAQFFLLNEDDDDQPRGLTKEQIDNLAMRSFGENDALKTCSVCITEYTEGNKLRKLPCSHEYHVHCIDRWLSENSTCPICRRAVLASGNRESVV from the exons ATGGAAAACTCAGATTCTAACGACAAAGGAAGTGGTGATCAGTCTGCAGCACAGCGCAGAAGTCAGATGGACCGATTGGATCGGGAAGAAGCTTTCTATCAATTTGTAAATAACCTGAGTGAAGAAGATTATAGGCTTATGAGAGATAACAATTTGCTAGGCACCCCAG GTGAAAGTACTGAGGAAGAGTTGCTGAGAAGACTACAGCAAATTAAAGAAGGCCCACCACCGCAAAACTCAGATGAAAATAGAG GAGGAGACTCTTCAGATGATGTGTCTAATGGTGACTCTATAATAGACTGGCTAAACTCTGTCAGACAAACTGGAAATACAACAAGAAGTGGACAAAGAGGAAACCAATCTTGGAGAGCGGTGAGCCGGACTAATCCAAACAGTGGTGATTTCAGATTCAGTTTAGAGATAAATGTTAATCGTAATAATGGGAGCCAAAATTCAGAGAATGAAAATGAGCCATCTGCAAGACGTTCTAGTggagaaaatgtggaaaacaacAGCCAAAGGCAAGTGGAAAACCCACGATCTGAATCAACATCTGCAAGGCCATCTAGATCAGAACGAAATTCAACTGAAGCATTAACAGAGGTCCCACCTACCAGAGGTCAGAGGAGGGCAAGAAGCAGGAGCCCAGACCATCGGCGAACCAGAGCAAGAGCTGAGAGAAGTAGGTCACCTCTGCATCCAATGAGTGAAATTCCACGAAGATCTCATCATAGTATCTCATCTCAGACTTTTGAACATCCTTTGGTAAATGAGACGGAGGGAAGTTCTAGAACCCGGCACCATGTGACATTGAGACAGCAAATATCTGGGCCTGAGTTGCTAAGTAGAGGTCTTTTTGCAGCTTCTGGAACAAGAAATGCCTCTCAAGGAGCAGGTTCTTCGGACACAGCTGCCAATGGTGAATCTACAGGATCAGGACAGAGACCTCCAACCATAGTCCTTGATCTTCAAGTAAGAAGAGTTCGTCCTGGAGAATATCGGCAGAGAGATAGCATAGCCAGCAGAACTCGATCTAGGTCTCAGACGCCAAACAATACTGTCACCTATGAAAGTGAACGAGGAGGTTTTAGGCGTACGTTTTCACGTTCTGAGCGGGCAGGTGTGAGAACCTATGTCAGTACCATCAGAATTCCCATTCGTAGAATCTTAAATACTGGTTTAAGTGAGACTACATCTGTTGCAATTCAGACCATGTTAAGGCAGATAATGACAGGTTTTGGTGAGTTAAGCTATTTTATGTACAGTGATAGCGACTCAGAGCCTGCTGGCTCAGTCCCCAATCGAAATATGGAAAGGGCAGAGTCACGGAGTGGAAGAGGGGGTTCTGGTGGTGGTAGTAGTTCTGGTTCCAGTTCGAGCTCCAGTTCGAGTTCCAGTTCGAGTTCCAGTTCGAGTTCCAGTTCCAGTCCTAGTTCCAGTTCCGGTGGTGAAAGTTCAGAAGCTAGCTCAGATTTATTTGAAGGCAGTAATGAAGGAAGCTCATCATCAGGCTCATCAGGTGCCAGGCGAGAGGGTCGACATAGGGCCCCAGTCACATTTGATGAAAGTGGCTCTTTGCCCTTCCTTAGCCTGGCTCAGTTTTTCCTCTtaaatgaggatgatgatgaccAGCCTAGAGGACTCACCAAAGAACAGATTGACAACTTGGCAATGAGAAGTTTTGGTGAAAATGATGCATTAAAAACCTGTAGTGTTTGCATTACAGAATATACAGAAGGCAACAAACTTCGTAAACTACCTTGTTCCCATGAGTACCATGTCCACTGCATCGATCGCTGGTTATCTGAGAATTCTACCTGTCCTATTTGTCGCAGAGCAGTCTTAGCTTCTGGGAACAGAGAAAGTGTTGTGTAA